The following is a genomic window from Chloracidobacterium sp..
TTCATTTGTGATCATTTTTGTATGATAGCATCGGCTCCTGATCATTCCTGCCGCCGTAAAGAGAGGAGGCCGCGCGTCTAACGGCACGGTTTCTGGTACACTACCAGCCGAGGCTGAAAGACGAACTGCCCGAAAAGGATGATAATTGCCATCGACGGGCCGAGCGGCGCGGGAAAATCAACGCTCGGCAAAATGCTCGCAAAACGACTTGACCTTTTGTATCTGGACACGGGTGCGATGTATCGCGCGGTGGCGTTGGCCGTGATGCGCGCTAATGTACCGATCCGCGATATCGACCGGATCACGTATATCGCCGAGACTGCCGACATCGACCTTGTGGGCGAACCTGATGCGATGAAAGTGATGTTAGACGGCGAGGATGTCTCGGTCGAGATACGTACGCTTGAGGTCGCACGTTCGGCTTCTGAAGTATCGACCATTCCCGCCGTCCGCCGCGTAATGGTCGAACATCAGCGTTCTATCGGTGAGGCGGCTCCGAAGGGCTGCGTTCTCGAGGGCCGCGATATAGGCAGCGTCGTGTTCCCGAATGCCGATATTAAATTCTTTCTTACCGCAAAACCTGAGGCACGAGCGCGGCGCCGTTATACCGAAGATCAAATGAAGGGCCGCATCTCGACCTACGAGCAAACCCTTGCCGAGATCAACGAGCGTGACGAGCGCGATGTCTCACGCGAGGACTCGCCGCTGACCATCGCCGAGAACGCCATTGTGATAGACACGAGCGAACTGGATCTTGCAGAGGCGTTTGAGGCGATGCTTGCAAAGATCCGCGAAACCGGCGTCGGCGTTTCGGGCTGACCTTTCGTGCCGCAAAAAGTTGACTTGCGGCGGCGGCGCACATAACATAGTGAATTGCTCTTACGTGCTCCCGTAGCTCAGCCGGATAGAGCAACAGCCTTCTAAGCTGTGGGTCGCAGGTTCGAGTCCTGCCGGGGGCGAGGATCAAAGGTCCGAGATCGATAATGTGGCGGCTATAGTTCAGCGGTTAGAGCGCTTGATTGTGGTTCAAGATGTCGTGGGTTCGAATCCCACTAGCCGCCCCACCATTACCCTTCCGAAACGACCGAAAACCATTGTCAACACGGGCCGGCAGCAATATAATTGATGGGTTCTCATTGTTAGGACATTAGCCCGTTCAAGGTTTTCGTTATGCTGAGATACGCCATTCTGACCGTTATCTGTTCCCTTAGTATTTTTATTGCCGTTGCAGGTCAAAACTCGAATCAGGAGCAGTATGTCCGCGGCGAACTGTTGGTCAAATTCCGTCCGAACCCGGACTCAACGGCCGCACGTTCGGTCAATAGGGCTATGGGTGCGAACGCGATAGAGACCCTCGGCGACACCCAATGGCAGCTTGTCCGAATTCCGGACAGCCTGACCGTTGAGGCGGCGATAATTGACTATAAGAAGTTCGGTGCCGTGGTCGATGCCCAGCCGAACTTCTACTATCACCTTTTGACCACCCCGAACGATCCGCAGTTCACAAGCTCGGGAATGTGGGGCCTCACAAAGATATCAGCGCCGCAGGCGTGGGATCTGACGACCGGCAGTTCGTCGATCGTCGTCGCGGATATAGACACGGGCCTTCGCTATACGCATCAAGACCTCGCGGCAAATGCTTGGGTAAATACGGGCGAGCTTCCCGGCAACAACATCGATGATGACGGGAACGGCTATATTGATGATGTCTATGGCTGGGATTTCTTTTATGACGACAGCAACCCGATCGACGACGCAGGCGGCCATGGTACGCATACCGCAGGCACGATCGGAGCGGTTGGTAATAATGCATTGAATGTCGTCGGCGTTAATTGGAACGTCAAGATCATGGCCATCAAGATCTACAGCCCGAACGGAGATGATTCGACCTCTGCAATGCTCGTAAAAGCTTACAGCTATGTTCGTATGATGAAGCTTCGCGGCGTTAACATCCGTGTAACCAATAATTCGTACGGCGGCTGCGGCGAGGCCTGCGGCTACGATCAGGCGACAAAAGACGGAATTGATGCGATGGGCGAAGCAGGCATTCTCAACGTTTTTGCCGCCGGTAATGACAATATAAATAACGACACGTCGCCCTCTTATCCCGTAAGCTATACAAGCCCTAGCATCCTCGGCGTCGCATCCTCGACATCGAGTGACGGCAAATCGGGGTTTTCCAGCTACGGCCCGACCAGCGTCGATATCGCGGCTCCGGGGTCGGGTATCCTAAGCACATATAATTCGTCGAATACAGCGACGACGACGATGAGCGGAACATCCATGGCAACGCCGCATGCCGCGGGTGCGGCCGCACTGCTTGCGGCTTACAATCCGAGCCTTTCGGTAGCATCGCTCAAAGCGACGCTGATGAATACGGTCGATCCCGTAAGCGCATTCAGCGGAATTATAAAGACGGGCGGGCGTCTGAACGTGAGCAAGGCATTGAATCAGCAGACAGTTTGTGCGTTCCCGGCCGGGATGTCGGTCGGTACAAAGGGCGGTGTCTTTACCGTGAATGTAACGCCCGGCACTAACTGCGATTATTTTGTGAAAAGCTCGGTCAAATGGATAAAGGTTCTCGGGGCCGATCAGTTCAGCGGCAACGGCTCGTTCACGTTCCGTGTTTCGGTCAACCCGACGATCTCGCGAACGGGAGTGATAACCATCGGCGGGCAGCCGTTCACGGTAACACAAAAGCGGAATTGATCAGAAGATCTGCGGCGCGGCTCCAACGTTTTCGGCGTGCGGCGCGTCTAAATGCTGTTAGTTAGCGGATTTTGCAAAATATCGTTGAGATCGCGGGACGAAAGAACTTGCTTTTTCTTGCTATCCTGCATCGGAAAAAGGTAAAATTACTGGCTTACATAAAGCGTTGCCGACGGCGTCGCTCCTGTAGGTTATCTGGAAGGAATAATGAAGATGAAGAATTTGGCTTCTGCCATTGCAAAGTATGTTTTTGTCCTGTCGATCGCTGTCCTGGTCGCCTCTGATGCGGCCGCTCAGGCTAAACTGCGTAAGGCGATGGATTTTGACAATGACGGTAAGGCGGACTTTACCGTATTTCGCCCGAGCAACAACGTTTGGTACATAAACAAGAGCAGCGGCGGATTCGTCTTCCAGCAGTTCGGGCTTGTAAATTCGGATTACCCTGCACCGGGCGACTTTGATGGCGACGGCAAAGCGGACATCTCGGTCTGGCGCGACACCGACGGCATTTGGTATCGGCTCAACAGCTCGACCGGAACCTTCGCGGCACAGGCATTCGGCACGTCAGGCGACGAGCCTATCGCCCGTGATTATGACGGCGACGGAATGACCGATTGTGCGGTTGTCAGGCGTACCGGCGGCAATATGATCTGGTACATACTTCGCACCAGTGACGGCGGCTTCAGCGCACAGCAGTTCGGCCTTTCGACCGATTATACAGCGCCGGGCGACTACGACGGCGACGGCAAATTCGACATCGCAGTGCAGCGTCCGGGGGCGACCGCTTCGAGCCAATCAACATTCTATGTTCAGCAAAGCGGCGACGGCAATTACTTCATTACCAACTGGGGGCTGAGCAACGACCTTGTCGTTCCCGGCGATTATGACGGCGACGGCAAAACGGATATTGCGGTCGTTCGCGAAGGTTCGACGCCGACCTCGCCGCTCGTTTGGTATATTCGCAAGAGTTCTGACGGGAGCTTGTTCGCGACGACATTCGGCATCACGGGTACCGACCTCAACTGTCAAAATGACTACGACGGCGACGGCAAGGCGGATCCGGCCGTTTGGCGTGACCCGACGGGCACGTTCTATGCTTTGATGAGTACGACCGGCTTTACGCAAACGCTTGTCCAGCAATGGGGCAGCACCGGCGATTATCCTGTCGGCAGCTACGATACGCACTGATAGCGTTTGACGGCACTCTCTTAGGATGGTTGGGCTGACTGCGTGTCGCTCAACCATTTTTCGATCTACAGGTATTTTTTCTGTTAAAGTGTATTGATGTCTGACGGTTCGATCATCAGTAAATTGAGCGGAAAACGCGTCGTTGTCATCGGCGATGTGGTCGCGGATCAATACCTGAACGGCACGATCTCGCGCGTTTCGCGTGAGGCGCCGGTCTTTATACTTCGGCATGACGAGACGATAACGTTTCCGGGGGCGGCGGCGAACGCGGCGGCAAATATCGCATCACTCGGCGGCATACCCACACTCATCGGCGTACTCGGCGGCGACGTCAACGCCACGCTTCTTCGCCAAGCATTAGAAAAAGCCGGTGTCGGCACAGCATCCATTGCGGTTGACGGTTCTGCGGCAACCACAACCAAGCAGCGCGTGCTGGCAAGCCACACTCATGCGGTTCGGCAGCAGGTGATACGGATCGATTTTGAGACGAGTGTCGTATCCGATGAAGCGAACAGTTTCCTGCGGCGGCAGATCGATGAACACCTTCCGACGGCGGATGCGGTGATTGTTTCGGATTACGGCTACGGCGTTGTTAACTTTGAACTGTTCGCTGCGATTAGGGATGCGGCAAAGCGGCACCGGCTGCCGCTCGTTGTTGATTCAAGGTCGCGGTTGGGCGTTCTTGTAGGCGCGACCGCAGCCACGCCGAATCAGGATGAGGTTGAGCAGTTGCTGCAGCAAAGTATCGAGGGTTCTGATCGTGAAGAGCTGCGAGAGCGGCTTGGCGTGGATGCGTTGTTGATAACAAAAGGTAATAAGGGAATGGAGCTGATAGAGCACGGCAAGCCGATCAACTCTTTGCACGCTGTCGGTTCGCTTGAGCCTGTAGATGTTACCGGCGCCGGCGACACTGTTATTGCCGCTTTTACACTCGCGCTTGCTGCGGGCATCTCGTACGCCGATTCAGCGCGCATCGCCAACCACGCGGGCGGGATCGTCGTAATGAAAAGAGGTACCGCGACCGCTTCCGCCGCCGAACTGGCAGAGTCTCTGAGCAGCTCCGGCCTGACGGCCGCTGAAAAGAATGCTTGAACTCGATCCGGCACCGATATTAGAGCGCACCGCGCTCATCAGCGCGGTCGCCGAGCGTCGGCGCGCCGGCAAATCGATCATACTTGCGAACGGCTGTTTCGATCTTTTTCATGTCGGGCATCTGCGTTATTTGCAGGGTGCAAAGGCACTTGGCGGTACGCTTGTCGCAGCGGTCAATTCCGACCGGCAGGCACGCGCGATGAAAGGCGAGGGCCGCCCTTTCGTTCCACAGAATGAGCGGGCCGAGATCATCGCCGCTCTGCGCTGTGTCGATCTTGTAACGATATTTGACGAGCCGACGGTCGAGCATATCATCTACGCGATCCGCCCCGATATTCACACGAAAGGGACAGACTATACGGCCGAGACCGTTCCCGAACGCGATATTATGCGTGAGATCGGCGGAAAGGTAATCATAGTCGGCGACCCGAAGGAACACTCTTCGACCGAGATCATACGCTCCATCGGCGATCACAAGATCTGACCTGAAAATGTGGATATCCCGTACAAAAGATGATCTGATCATCGAGGTCTGGGAGAAACTCGACTGCGATAGCGTCGGACGTCCCGAGATCGAGGCCGTTGAGGCGGCGATCGAAGGCCGATTCGGTAAGGCGGCGGTCGAATCGCCGATGAACATTGCTCGGCTGCTTGCCGACGAGGGCGCTGTGCTTCGGCATTCTGAGATCATGGATCTCTATCTCGAACGCAACAAGCCCGATCCGTTCGATGATGCCCTTCGCGAGACGGCTCGACCGCGGAGCCTGTCGGCGGCGATGCAAACCCTAAAAAAACTCGAAGTCCTGCGTCAAACGCTGACCTCCGAGCATGATGACGTCCGTCTGCGGCGCCTTCACGAGTTCGTGCTTCATCTTCGGAGCGAAAATAAGAAAGCTGCGGAGCGGCTTGGTCACGACGATCCGAGATACAGGGAGTTTGCCGAGATCGACGAGTGGCTCGCTCATTGGATGCGAACTCCGGAGCTGTTCTTTGCATGGATCGAACTGCGGCGGCGTTCATCGGAGTTTCGGGAAAAGTTTGGTTCAATAGAAGAATGACCGTAAGACGTTTTTTCTCAGAGAATATCGATTCCGCGGCATCGGCGGCGGTGCTTGATGCTGACGAAGCTCATCACGCCCGCGATGTGCTTCGGCTGAAGCCCGGCGACAGCATACATATCTTTGACGGCAAAGGCCGTGAATACGCAGGCATTCTCACACATCTCGCAAAGAATAAGGCCGAGGTCAGCGGGCTGACGGAGGCGGCTCCGCCGGCTCCCGAATCGGGCATTGCTCTCACGCTGGGTTCGGTCGTTATTCCCGGCGATAAGTACGATCTGATCGTTCAAAAAGCGGTTGAACTTGGCGTGCGAACCATTGTGCCTTTGTCCTCTGTACGTTGTGAGTTGAAACGCAAGGACATTGAAAAGAAGCTTGTTCGCTGGCGTCGAATTGCTCTCGATGCGGCAAAACAATGCGGCCGTGCACGCTTGATGCAGGTTGGGGAACCGCTTGATGTTAAAGGCTTTATTGACCTGTATGCAGGAAAGGCAGATGCCTCGATATTTTTTTCCGAACGTGATGGCGGCAAGTTAGCTGTCGATCGCAGCCCGCACAGTATAACAGCAGTTGTCGGGCCGAAGGGCGGTTGGGATGATTCGGAGATCGAAGCGGCGCGAGCGGCAGACTTTGAGGCGGTAACATTCGGCGGGCGGATAATGCGGGCGGAAACGGCGGTGATCGCACTATCCGCAATACTTCAGCACCGATTCGGCGACATCAATTAGGCCCGCCCGCGCGGTAGAATGCATCGCCGCGTTGCTTAAGGCCCGCCTTCGCGCCAAGTGTCGCGATCACTGAATCGAGAAGATCCTTCGACCCGAGCTTGAAGCTCAGCGCGGAACGCATCCGCGTTTCGTTATCATTGATATCGAGTATCAGATAGCGGCGTTTTTCACGTATAAAGCCTGCGAAACCAGCACCCGGCAATGGTATCGCGCTTATGACAGAACCTGCCGTCGTTCGTACCGACTGTGATTGCGGATAAACTGTCAAAAGTGAAGCGTACGGGACCGAGAACTGTTGGCCATTGTCGGATCTGAAAACAAGCTGCTCGTTCGCATCATCAAAACGCAGCGTGCCGTCGGTTTTATCGCTGTAACCGAATAGCCCTCCCTCGTACTTTGCGGCAAAGCTTTCCGGTGCAGGCTTCACTGCCTTTGCATCGGCCGGGAGAGGACGCGGCTGAGCCGCGGTCAGTAAGGCCGCAGCCAACACCATTGACAATAACACGAGTATCTTCTTCATTTCCGAAACCGGCCGACAATTCGTTTTGACGCTGCGGCGGCTTACTTGGTTGCTGTCCGGCGCGCGTGTGTGCCGAAGAGATACGGCTTGAGCCGCTCTGACGCCAGCTTTATGTACTCGCCGGATATCTCCGATCCGAACCATTGGCGGTTCAAAAGGTGTGCCGCCTTTGCTGTCGTACCGCTTCCCATAAAGCAGTCATATACTATATCGCCTTCGTTCGTCCACGTTCCTATCTGATCAAGAGCAAGCCGTTCGGGAAAGATGGCCGGATGCCCGAAGGCGACCTTGTCCTTTGATGAAGAAGTGCCGACATTGTAAAAAAAGATATTATTCACCTTTCGCTGCTTTGGCGCGACGTGATCGTGAGCAAGATCATTGCGGCCGACCTTTGTAATACGGAACGATTTGAATTTCTTCTCCTGCTGCAGCGGCTGCATTATCGGATTGAATGTTGAGGGCCGCCCCTTGCTGAAGCAGAACATATATTCGAATGCCTGTCTGTAACGCAGTCCGCAGTCGCTAGGTATCGGGTTATTCTTTGCATAGATCATCGTATCGTGTACACGAAAGCCCGCATCCTTAAAAGCGAAAGCATGCTTGAAACTCGTAAGCGTCTCGTCTCCGTTGACCGTACGGTCACCGACGACCCAGATGACCACGCCGCCGGGCTTTGTCTTTGCGAACAGCAGGTTGGCGATCTCATACACAGGGAAATGATACCCGTTGTAATCGCGCAGATCGTCATAAGGCGGGCTTGTGATCGTCATATCGATAGTGTCGTAGGGAAGACGTTCGAGCGTTTCGGTGCAGTTCTCGTGATATATGCGTCCAAATTCCATACTTATTGCGGCCACTTGTCTAAAAATTCCCTTACGAATGCCTTTTCCGGCTTTTGAGTTTCCGCTTCGAGGAAGAAGCGGAACTGCTCGGTCTCCTCGAAATATTTTTCTTCACTCAGCTTTCCCGCGAAGTAAACCATCCGAAGCCATACGAGATATGTGTTCAGCGTATCAATTTGGTTGTACTCAACTATCTTCGTGATGTCGCCGGCAAGCCATAGGTCGGTAACTTGATCGCCTTTTACGTCGATCTTGCCCGGATAGCCGCAGAGCTTTGCAAACTCATCGAGCCGCGGCGTCATTGCACCGCCGGAAAAACGTTTGAGAAGGTCGAGGTGGGCTTCGCTGTTTCGCGCGTCGAAGTAATCCGCCCCTTCCCAAGGCTTTGGCGGCCGTTTGCTGAATTCGGGCGCCGAGACCTCTTTGATCATCCCGCGTTGGATCAAGACCTGCAGATCGGATTCGGCAGAATTGAAACCGACGAGCTGCGGATGGCGTTCGCCGACGAAATAGAGAAACCTGCTTATGATCTCGGCCTCGTCCACATCGACGTCGGTTATAGGCAGGCGAGGCAGCGAATTGAGACCGAATTCAATGGCCGTTTCGCCGTCGCGAAATACGACCCTTCTCGAAAGAAAGGCGATCGAAACGACTCGCGAGAACATATATTTGAGAAAAGGCCTCGGGTTCTTTTCGCAATCGTATTGCGGACTTTTCAGCCAAAGGCTCTCCATAGCCTCAAGTTCGGTCACCTCGTCCGGCAGGTCAAAGAGCCTGCGTGCGCCGTCGGCATCCGGCACCCATTCGAGGTCGAAGAACAGACAGAGTTCAGGAATGTTCGACTTTAGCATCGGAGTGATGAGGCCTTAACTACAAAGTTTCCTTGCACTTATACGATCCGAAAAACAGAAGCTTACCACAGTGCGCGCGCCGGTACAAACATTTTGCGCGCGACATCTTGCTTTCGGACGTTGAAAAGTGCAGATCAATGTGTATAATCCTGTCGGTTTTGTGTACAATTGACCGCTTTTACAAAGCGGTTGGATACGATCTGGGTTACAATGCGAGCACCCTTCGCTGACAGTGAGGTGTCGATATTGAAAATTTAGGGGAAAGGAGAACTGTATGAGGAACTGGACTGGAGTCTTAGCAGTGGTTGTTTTGTTTACGGCGGCGTTTGCGTGCTCAATGGATGAAACAAGCAAGGCAAACGACCTTGTAAAAGAGGCGAACACATTTATTACGGCGGGCAATGACATTGCGACCAAGGCTGAGGACCTTGGCGGCAAGCTCGACGGCAAACTCGACAATGTCAAAGATAAATCGGATCTTGAAGATGCACGTTCGATGGCAAAGGATCTTGGCAAGATGTATGACGACCTCGGCGATAATTTCAAAAAGGCCGGCGACAAATTCACTGAAGCAAGCAAGCTGAAGATCAATGACAAGTTCAAGGAGTATCTTGAGACGAAAGCGAAGGAATTCAGCACCAGACACGATTACAGTGTAGAGCTGAAAAAGATCCCGCAAAAGCTCATCGATAGTGACAGCGAAACTGAGTATCGAAGCCTTTATAAGGACCAAATGGAAAAGGTACAGTCGATGCTTAAGGATGCGAAAGATCTTTCAGACAAGGCCGATAAGATCGTCAAGGACAACCCAGACGTGATGAAAGGCTCGTAGGGCCGATCGTTCGCAGGGCAATGGACAGGGCACTCGGTGTCCTGTCCATGAAATTTCCCGGTAGGCCTCACGAGCTAAGCTCTTACGCAAACTCTCCGAACGACGGCATTTGCCGCCCGCCTCGCAGCGCACTCATTCGTCATACGATATTGTCGGATCGACGCCCGAAATAGTATCACCGCGCACCTGTTTAGCAAATGCACACCTGTGTAAATGATGTGAACACTGCAGATAGCGTCAATGGCACGCGTGTTGCTCCTATGAGGTCACACGGCCGCCGAAGGCCGCATCCTCCGGGAGGGAAAGCATTATGAAAAAAATGATCTCAACATTAATGGTCGCCGGGCTGCTGGCAATTTCGATCTCGGTGCTTGGCACGACCGTCGGTGCACAGACGCGAAGTTATGATCGGCGTCCGACACAAACCTACACCTACAAGAAGCCGAGCTTTTATCGTCGTCATCGCAATCTTATCAATATAGCGATCGGCACGGGCGGCGGAGCAGTGCTTGGCGGCATCATCGGCGGTAAGAAAGGGGCACTTATCGGAGCGGCCGCCGGCGCGGGCGGTTCAGCGCTTTACACCTACAAGATCAATCCGAAAAAGCGGCGCTTCTAAAGAGAGAAGGGAATCCGGGGCTTTGAGGATCAAATAGCGAGAGGCTGTGTCCGATCAACGGGTACAGCCTCTTTTTCACAAGCGATCCTGTTGGTCAGAAAGGATATGTGTTCGCGGCGATCAGAGCGTCCGCGATACGCTGACGTGCCGCGATAGTGTTGATAGGCGAATTATTCTTCGTGAACCGTTTCAATGCGATCAGCAGCGTTCGTCCTTCGTCGCCTTCTGCAACAGCGGCGATCGTATTCTTTGCCTTTGCTTCAATACGCTGGATCGCGTCATTGCAGAAAACGCCTGTGATATCGAAGAATCGCGCGGCCGCGACTTCGCCATTGCGGGCGGCATATTTCTTTGCACGCAGGATGGCAGATTCCATTTGGTATGCTTCCATAATGATGTCGGCACAGTTGATGAGGACCTCCTGTTGATCTGCAAGTGCGAGCATATATTTCTGAACCGCAGTGCCGAGTACCATTAGGGCGATCTTTTTTGCGTTGCCGGCAAGCCGTGTCTCGGCGGCGAGCGATCCGCTGTCTTCGTCAAACGACATCTGCGGCTCGAGTATCTCCTCCTGCAGCGCCTTTGCCGCCTGAAGAAGGCCGAGCCGCCCTTTCATCGCACGCTTTACCAGTTGGCCCGGAATGAGCATCCGGTTGATCTCGTTCGTGCCCTCAAAGATGCGGTTGATGCGCGAGTCGCGATATGCCTTTTCGGCCGGATAGTCGGCTGAATATCCGTAGCCGCCATAGATCTGCACCATCTCATCAACGACGAAGTCGAGGGCTTCGCTGCAGGCGACCTTATTGATCGACGATTCTACGGCGTACTCCTCGATCGATTGCAGCTTTTTGGCATTATCGGCACCATCGCCGATAAGGGCGTCGATCATTCCGACCGTGCGGTAGGTGATCGACTCCGATACCCAAGTGCGGACAGCCATTTCGGCGAGCTTGTGCTTCATGGCACCGAATGACGAGATCTTTTTGTGGAACTGTTCGCGTTCGTTCGCGTACCTGACAGACTGATGTATGGCAAGTTTGGCACCGCCGGTTACGGACGCACCGAGCTTGAATCGGCCGACATTCAGAATGTTGAAGGCGATCTTTGCACCGTCGCCGACATTGCCAAGGAGGTTCGCCGCAGGCACGCTGCAATCGCTCAAGATAAGCGGTGTCGTCGAAGACGATCTGATGCCCATTTTGTGCTCCTCGGCGCCGGGGCGGCAGGTTTCGCTGCGTTCGACTATGAACGCAGAGAATTTCTCCTTTTCGCCGTCCACCTTTGCAAAGACAATGAACATATCGGCAAAGCTGCCGTTCGAGATGAACATTTTCTCGCCGTTGAGGACGTAGTGCGAGCCGTCATCGGTAAGTTTCGCCGTCGTTTTTGCCCCAAGAGCGTCGGAGCCGGAGCCTGCCTCGGTCAAGCAATATGCGGCGACCGTCTCGCCCGAAACGATCCGAGGTATCCATTGTTTTTTTAGCTCTTCGGAGCCGAAGTAAAGGATAGGAAGCAGCCCGATGGAGGTTTGCGCGCCGAACGTGGTGCCGAAGCCGCCGCCGCGGCCCATCATCTCGGCGATCACGACGCCCGTTGTCTGATCAAGTCCGAGGCCGCCGTATTCTTCGGGTATCGTCGCACCGAGAAGGCCCAGCTCGCCGGCCTTTTTTACAAGGCCGCGGGCGATCGCCCAGTCATGGTTCTCCATTGCGGGCAGCTGCGGATGCACCTCATTATCGACAAATTCCTTTGAGGTCTCGCCGATCATTCGCTGTTCATCGGTCAGGTCCTCGGGCGTAAAGACGTCTTCTGCCGCTTGCTCGGCGATAAGGAATTCGCCGCCTTTCAAATACTCTTTCTCAGTTCGTGCTTCCATAAAATTTCTCCTAAGATCGTGGTATGAATGAACATTCATTCAATAAGAGGCCGCTTCTGATGCCTCCTTGGGTATGACGCCAAGCCCGCAAATCAGTTTGCGGCTGCCGCAGTTATTCAGATACGAGCCGTCAGTTGCCGGCTCTCATGTCGTCGAGCTCTTTTGCGAACTTTTTGGGCAGCGTCATATCATCTTTTTCCGCCCAAACGTTCTCTTTTCCTACTACCGGTCCGAAATGATAGACGTTAATATTATCCGCGCCGGGCTCGACAAAGATGTAGTATTTATTGCCGCCGCAATTATGTGTTTCGCAGCCGGTCATCATATATACGCCGCTATCCTCTTCGATCGGAGTTTCGACGTTCCAGAACTTTTTCATCTTCTGAAAGTCTGTTCCCATGATCTTAGAAAGGCGAGCGGTGAGGTCTTTATTCGCCCAGAGCTTTGCCTCGGTCGCCGTCTTGCCAATGTCCTTTTTCAGCACAGTTAAGCTGGATCCCGTCGGTGTCAAAGCAGAGGATGACACGGGTGCCTGCGGCGAAACCGCCGCGGCCGGCGCACCTGTATGAGCATTGGCGGCATTTCCCGCATTTCCGCCGTTGGCCGTATGGTTCGCAGGAGTGCCGCCGCATGCAGCGGCGAATGCGGCAATGATCGATATTAGCAGGGTCTTTTTCATAAACGCTCCAATTTGCTGTAACGATTTGATCTATTTACGATACATCTAGTCGGCGATCCTCTCAAATATTCCTGCCGCTCCCATTCCGCCGCCGACACACATCGTAACCATTCCGTAACGTGCATTCCGCCGTTCAAGCTCACGAAGCACGGTCGCCGTCAGCTTTGCTCCAGTGCAGCCGAGCGGGTGGCCGAGCGCAACCGCGCCGCCGTTCACATTCGTTTTTGCCGGATCCATTTCAAGCACTTTCATAACAGCGAGGCTCTGCGCCGCGAAGGCCTCGTTAAGTTCGATCACGTCGATCTGATCAAGTGTTAGGCCTGCGAGTTTGAGTGCCTTCGGTATCGCATAGACCGGGCCGATGCCCATTTCTTCGGGCAGGCAGCCGGCCGTCGCGAACGAAACGAAACGTGCCATTGCCTTGAGGCCAAGCTCCGAAGCTTTATCCGCGGACATCACGACCGCTGCCGCCGCACCATCCGACATTTGCGATGAATTTCC
Proteins encoded in this region:
- a CDS encoding 3'-5' exonuclease, which gives rise to MLKSNIPELCLFFDLEWVPDADGARRLFDLPDEVTELEAMESLWLKSPQYDCEKNPRPFLKYMFSRVVSIAFLSRRVVFRDGETAIEFGLNSLPRLPITDVDVDEAEIISRFLYFVGERHPQLVGFNSAESDLQVLIQRGMIKEVSAPEFSKRPPKPWEGADYFDARNSEAHLDLLKRFSGGAMTPRLDEFAKLCGYPGKIDVKGDQVTDLWLAGDITKIVEYNQIDTLNTYLVWLRMVYFAGKLSEEKYFEETEQFRFFLEAETQKPEKAFVREFLDKWPQ
- a CDS encoding acyl-CoA dehydrogenase family protein, with protein sequence MEARTEKEYLKGGEFLIAEQAAEDVFTPEDLTDEQRMIGETSKEFVDNEVHPQLPAMENHDWAIARGLVKKAGELGLLGATIPEEYGGLGLDQTTGVVIAEMMGRGGGFGTTFGAQTSIGLLPILYFGSEELKKQWIPRIVSGETVAAYCLTEAGSGSDALGAKTTAKLTDDGSHYVLNGEKMFISNGSFADMFIVFAKVDGEKEKFSAFIVERSETCRPGAEEHKMGIRSSSTTPLILSDCSVPAANLLGNVGDGAKIAFNILNVGRFKLGASVTGGAKLAIHQSVRYANEREQFHKKISSFGAMKHKLAEMAVRTWVSESITYRTVGMIDALIGDGADNAKKLQSIEEYAVESSINKVACSEALDFVVDEMVQIYGGYGYSADYPAEKAYRDSRINRIFEGTNEINRMLIPGQLVKRAMKGRLGLLQAAKALQEEILEPQMSFDEDSGSLAAETRLAGNAKKIALMVLGTAVQKYMLALADQQEVLINCADIIMEAYQMESAILRAKKYAARNGEVAAARFFDITGVFCNDAIQRIEAKAKNTIAAVAEGDEGRTLLIALKRFTKNNSPINTIAARQRIADALIAANTYPF